One genomic window of Streptomyces sp. WP-1 includes the following:
- the hrpA gene encoding ATP-dependent RNA helicase HrpA, translating to MSTHPAPALGSLAARLTELSLRDAHRLGRRLEGARKIRKPEARDAVLAEIEGELDKAAGRMAERHARVPAVTYPEQLPVSQKKDEIAAAIRDHQVVIVAGETGSGKTTQIPKICLELGRGVRGMIGHTQPRRIAARTVAERVAEELRTPLGEAVGWKVRFTDQVNPDATFVKLMTDGILLAEIQTDRELRAYDTIIIDEAHERSLNIDFLLGYLAQLLPKRPDLKVVITSATIDPERFSRHFGDAPIIEVSGRTYPVEVRYRPLLEAESEDADRDQITAICDAVEELQAEGKGDILVFLSGEREIRDTADALEKKKYRFTEILPLYARLSHAEQHRVFQQHTGRRIVLATNVAETSLTVPGIKYVIDPGFARISRYSHRTKVQRLPIEPVSQASANQRKGRCGRTSDGICIRLYSEDDFLARPEFTDAEILRTNLASVILQMTAAGLGDIEKFPFIDPPDHRNIRDGVQLLQELGAIDPGEKDPRKRLTDTGRKLAQLPVDPRLARMVLEADRNGCVREVMVIAAALSIQDPRERPADKQAQADQQHARFKDETSDFLAYLNLWRYVREQQKERGSSSFRRMCKQEYLNFLRIREWQDIYTQLRTVAKQMGIHLAEEDAPADRVHVSLLAGLLSHVGMKDVREGSKNEYLGARSAKFAIFPGSALFKKQPKFVMSAELVETSRLWARVNAKIEPEWVEPIAGHLLKRTYSEPHWEKDQAAVMAYEKVTLYGVPIVAQRKVNYGRIDPEVSRELFIRNALVEGDWRTHHKFYADNRKLLSEVEELEHRARRRDIVVDDETLFDFYDQRVPEHVVSGAHFDSWWKRKRHEQPDFLDFEREMLIRESAEAVTKADYPDSWRQGALKFRVTYQFEPGADADGVTVHIPLQVLNQVTDEGFDWQIPGLREEVVTELIRSLPKPIRRNYVPAPNYAKAFLERAVPLQEPLTVTMARELKRMVGVPFEAEDFDWAKVPEHLRITFRIVDERRRKLAEDKDLEALKLRLKPKAREALSQAAAATASREGGPALERQGLTDWTIGTLSRVFETRRAGQPVKAYPALVDDGDTVSVRLFDTEAEQAEAMWKGTRRLILRNIPVNPAKFASEKLSNQQKLGLSANPHGSVQALFDDCAMAAADKLIGDFGGPAWDEESYRKLYDKVRAEIVDTTVRTVGQVQQVLAAWSACERRLKAVRSPALLANLTDVREQLDALVKPGFVTWAGIRRLPDLMRYLVAADRRLQQMPANVQRDTTRMEKVHEMRDEYAWLLEQLPRGRPVPQQVLEIRWMLEELRVSYFAHALGTAYPVSDKRIVKAIDAAAP from the coding sequence ATGTCTACGCATCCAGCCCCCGCCCTCGGCTCCCTCGCCGCCCGTCTGACCGAGTTGTCGCTGCGTGACGCGCACCGGCTCGGACGGCGGCTCGAGGGCGCGCGCAAGATCCGTAAGCCCGAGGCCCGTGACGCCGTACTCGCCGAGATCGAGGGCGAGCTCGACAAGGCAGCGGGCCGGATGGCCGAACGGCACGCCCGCGTGCCGGCCGTCACCTACCCCGAACAGCTGCCCGTCAGCCAGAAGAAGGACGAGATCGCGGCCGCCATCCGCGATCACCAGGTCGTCATCGTCGCCGGTGAGACCGGTTCCGGGAAGACGACGCAGATCCCCAAGATCTGTCTCGAACTGGGCCGCGGTGTGCGCGGCATGATCGGGCACACCCAGCCCCGCCGGATCGCCGCCCGCACCGTCGCCGAGCGCGTGGCCGAGGAGCTGCGCACCCCGCTCGGCGAGGCCGTCGGCTGGAAGGTGCGCTTCACCGACCAGGTGAACCCGGACGCCACCTTCGTGAAGCTGATGACGGACGGCATCCTGCTCGCCGAGATCCAGACCGACCGCGAGCTGCGCGCCTACGACACGATCATCATCGACGAGGCCCACGAGCGGTCCCTCAACATCGACTTCCTGCTCGGCTACCTCGCCCAGCTGCTGCCCAAGCGGCCGGACCTCAAGGTCGTCATCACCTCGGCGACCATCGACCCCGAGCGCTTCTCCCGGCACTTCGGGGACGCCCCGATCATCGAGGTCAGCGGGCGGACGTACCCCGTGGAGGTGCGCTACCGGCCGCTCCTCGAAGCGGAGTCCGAGGACGCCGACCGCGACCAGATCACCGCGATCTGCGACGCGGTCGAGGAGCTCCAGGCCGAGGGCAAGGGCGACATCCTCGTCTTCCTCTCCGGTGAGCGGGAGATCCGCGACACGGCGGACGCGCTGGAGAAGAAGAAGTACAGATTCACCGAGATCCTGCCCCTGTACGCCCGGCTGTCGCACGCCGAGCAGCACCGGGTCTTCCAGCAGCACACCGGGCGCCGGATCGTGCTGGCCACGAACGTCGCCGAGACCTCGCTGACCGTCCCGGGCATCAAGTACGTCATCGACCCCGGCTTCGCCCGGATCAGCCGCTACAGCCACCGCACCAAGGTCCAGCGGCTGCCCATCGAACCCGTCTCGCAGGCCAGCGCCAACCAGCGCAAGGGCCGCTGCGGCCGTACCTCCGACGGCATCTGCATCCGGCTGTACAGCGAGGACGACTTCCTCGCCCGGCCGGAGTTCACCGACGCGGAGATCCTGCGCACCAACCTGGCCTCCGTCATCCTCCAGATGACCGCGGCCGGCCTCGGCGACATCGAGAAGTTCCCCTTCATCGACCCGCCGGACCACCGCAACATCCGCGACGGCGTGCAGCTGCTCCAGGAACTGGGCGCGATCGACCCCGGCGAGAAGGACCCGCGCAAGCGGCTCACCGACACCGGCCGCAAGCTGGCCCAGCTGCCCGTGGACCCGCGGCTGGCCCGGATGGTGCTGGAGGCGGACCGCAACGGCTGTGTCCGCGAGGTCATGGTCATCGCGGCCGCGCTGTCCATCCAGGACCCGCGCGAACGCCCCGCCGACAAGCAGGCGCAGGCCGACCAGCAGCACGCCCGCTTCAAGGACGAGACCAGCGACTTCCTCGCCTACCTCAACCTGTGGCGGTACGTGCGCGAGCAGCAGAAGGAGCGCGGCTCCAGCTCGTTCAGGCGGATGTGCAAGCAGGAGTACCTGAACTTCCTGCGCATCCGCGAGTGGCAGGACATCTACACCCAGCTGCGGACCGTGGCCAAGCAGATGGGCATCCACCTCGCCGAGGAGGACGCCCCGGCCGACCGCGTGCACGTCTCCCTGCTCGCCGGCCTCCTCTCCCACGTCGGGATGAAGGACGTACGCGAGGGCAGCAAGAACGAGTATCTGGGCGCCCGCAGCGCCAAGTTCGCGATCTTCCCGGGCTCGGCGCTGTTCAAGAAGCAGCCCAAGTTCGTGATGTCGGCCGAGCTGGTGGAGACCAGCCGGCTGTGGGCGCGGGTCAACGCGAAGATCGAGCCCGAGTGGGTCGAGCCGATCGCCGGGCATCTGCTGAAGCGCACGTACAGCGAACCGCACTGGGAGAAGGACCAGGCGGCCGTGATGGCGTACGAGAAGGTCACGCTGTACGGCGTGCCGATCGTCGCCCAGCGCAAGGTGAACTACGGCCGGATCGACCCCGAGGTCTCCCGCGAGCTGTTCATCCGCAACGCGCTGGTGGAGGGCGACTGGCGCACCCACCACAAGTTCTACGCCGACAACCGCAAGCTCCTCAGCGAGGTCGAGGAGCTGGAGCACCGGGCGCGGCGCCGGGACATCGTGGTGGACGACGAGACGCTGTTCGACTTCTACGACCAGCGGGTGCCCGAACACGTCGTCTCCGGCGCGCACTTCGACTCCTGGTGGAAGCGCAAGCGGCACGAGCAGCCGGATTTCCTGGACTTCGAGCGGGAGATGCTCATCCGGGAGTCCGCGGAGGCGGTCACCAAGGCCGACTACCCGGACAGCTGGCGGCAGGGCGCCCTGAAGTTCCGGGTCACCTACCAGTTCGAGCCGGGCGCGGACGCGGACGGTGTGACCGTGCACATCCCGCTCCAGGTCCTCAACCAGGTCACCGACGAGGGCTTCGACTGGCAGATCCCGGGCCTGCGGGAAGAGGTCGTCACCGAGCTGATCCGGTCCCTGCCCAAGCCGATCCGGCGCAACTACGTGCCCGCGCCGAACTACGCCAAGGCGTTCCTGGAGCGGGCGGTGCCCCTCCAGGAGCCGCTGACCGTGACGATGGCGCGCGAGCTCAAGCGCATGGTCGGGGTGCCGTTCGAGGCGGAGGACTTCGACTGGGCCAAGGTGCCCGAGCATCTGCGGATCACCTTCCGGATCGTCGACGAGCGGCGCCGGAAGCTGGCCGAGGACAAGGACCTGGAGGCGCTGAAGCTCCGGCTGAAGCCGAAGGCGCGCGAGGCGCTCTCCCAGGCCGCGGCGGCGACCGCGTCCCGCGAGGGCGGCCCCGCGCTGGAGCGCCAGGGGCTGACCGACTGGACGATCGGCACGCTGAGCCGGGTCTTCGAGACGCGCCGGGCCGGACAGCCGGTGAAGGCGTACCCGGCACTGGTGGACGACGGCGACACGGTCTCCGTACGGCTCTTCGACACGGAGGCCGAGCAGGCGGAGGCCATGTGGAAGGGCACCCGGCGGCTGATCCTGCGCAACATCCCGGTGAACCCGGCCAAGTTCGCGTCGGAGAAGCTCTCGAACCAGCAGAAGCTCGGGCTGTCCGCGAATCCGCACGGGTCCGTCCAGGCCCTGTTCGACGACTGCGCGATGGCCGCCGCGGACAAGCTGATCGGGGACTTCGGGGGACCGGCGTGGGACGAGGAGTCGTACCGGAAGCTGTACGACAAGGTGCGCGCCGAGATCGTGGACACCACGGTGCGCACGGTCGGCCAGGTGCAGCAGGTACTGGCCGCGTGGAGCGCCTGTGAGCGGCGTCTGAAGGCCGTGCGCAGCCCCGCGCTGCTCGCGAACCTCACGGACGTCCGCGAGCAGCTGGACGCGCTGGTGAAGCCGGGCTTCGTCACCTGGGCGGGGATACGGCGGCTGCCCGATCTGATGCGGTACCTGGTGGCGGCGGACCGACGGCTCCAGCAGATGCCGGCGAACGTGCAGCGGGACACCACACGCATGGAGAAGGTCCATGAGATGCGGGACGAGTACGCCTGGCTGCTGGAGCAGCTTCCGCGGGGGCGGCCCGTTCCGCAGCAGGTCCTGGAGATCCGCTGGATGCTGGAGGAGCTGCGGGTCAGCTATTTCGCGCACGCGCTGGGCACGGCGTACCCCGTCTCCGACAAGCGGATCGTGAAGGCGATCGACGCGGCCGCGCCGTAA
- a CDS encoding DUF6274 family protein: protein MGTSVRHETRALLRAHLAAASSYRHLTRHCPVCHRLLRLAMSENRRSRTT from the coding sequence ATGGGGACTTCGGTCAGGCATGAGACGCGGGCGCTGCTCAGAGCACACCTCGCTGCCGCCTCGTCGTACCGGCATCTCACCCGGCACTGTCCGGTCTGCCACCGGCTGCTGCGGCTCGCGATGAGCGAGAACCGGCGGTCCCGTACGACATGA
- a CDS encoding ABC transporter permease — MSDSRWTTFKRSPFLPATVLLLLISAAAGLFAGSYTYAMADPTPRSIPAAVTGPYDRPPARAFIAGMEHALSASLKLRPYPDRAAAVRAVNQQRVFAVVGAPTGGGPVRMDVSSASGATVAQVIGEAAASVGRATGTSVALHDLKPLQKGDPRGLAIFYISLAAVVIGFIGAIQLSVHAKALNPLERIAFTVGYALLGGFTIAAVVDWWLGALRLPFVESWLILALTMFTSGMVFTMFNTMFGRWAMLPTWGLMVLLGNPSSGGAVSWPLLPSALGTIGRWLPPGASVNAQHTAVYFRGDQHAFPFLVLAGWSVLACAIFLIWRHRHPGGRSTGPAQEVGASEAGA; from the coding sequence ATGTCCGATTCGCGCTGGACGACGTTCAAGCGGTCCCCCTTCCTCCCCGCCACCGTCCTGCTCCTCCTCATCTCCGCCGCCGCCGGCCTCTTCGCGGGCTCCTACACCTACGCCATGGCGGACCCGACCCCGCGCAGCATCCCCGCCGCGGTCACCGGCCCCTACGACCGGCCACCGGCCCGCGCCTTCATCGCGGGCATGGAGCACGCCCTGTCGGCCTCCCTGAAGCTGCGCCCGTACCCGGACCGGGCCGCCGCCGTACGCGCCGTGAACCAGCAGCGCGTCTTCGCGGTGGTCGGCGCGCCCACGGGCGGCGGCCCGGTCCGGATGGACGTATCCAGCGCCTCCGGGGCGACCGTCGCGCAGGTCATCGGGGAGGCCGCGGCGAGCGTGGGCCGGGCGACCGGGACGTCCGTCGCGCTGCACGACCTCAAGCCGCTCCAGAAGGGCGACCCGCGGGGGCTGGCGATCTTCTACATCTCCCTCGCCGCCGTGGTGATCGGCTTCATCGGCGCGATCCAGCTCAGTGTGCACGCGAAGGCGCTGAACCCGCTGGAGCGCATCGCCTTCACCGTCGGCTACGCCCTGCTCGGCGGGTTCACGATCGCGGCGGTGGTGGACTGGTGGCTGGGCGCGCTGCGGCTGCCGTTCGTGGAGTCCTGGCTGATCCTCGCCCTGACGATGTTCACGTCCGGCATGGTCTTCACGATGTTCAACACGATGTTCGGGCGCTGGGCCATGCTGCCGACCTGGGGCCTGATGGTGCTGCTCGGCAACCCCTCGTCCGGCGGTGCCGTCTCCTGGCCCCTGCTGCCGTCCGCGCTCGGCACGATCGGCCGCTGGCTGCCGCCGGGCGCCTCGGTGAACGCCCAGCACACCGCGGTGTACTTCCGGGGCGACCAGCACGCCTTCCCGTTCCTGGTGCTGGCCGGCTGGTCCGTCCTCGCCTGCGCGATCTTCCTGATCTGGCGCCACCGCCACCCGGGCGGCCGTTCGACGGGCCCGGCCCAGGAGGTCGGCGCCTCGGAGGCCGGAGCCTAG
- the bldC gene encoding developmental transcriptional regulator BldC: MTARTPDAEPLLTPAEVATMFRVDPKTVTRWAKAGKLTSIRTLGGHRRYREAEVRALLAGIPQQRSEA, from the coding sequence ATGACCGCTCGCACCCCTGATGCCGAGCCGCTGCTGACCCCGGCTGAGGTCGCCACCATGTTCCGCGTCGACCCCAAGACGGTCACGCGGTGGGCGAAGGCCGGCAAGCTCACGTCGATCCGCACGCTCGGCGGGCACCGCCGCTACCGCGAGGCCGAGGTCCGCGCTCTGCTCGCGGGCATCCCGCAGCAGCGCAGCGAGGCCTGA